In one Lycorma delicatula isolate Av1 chromosome 5, ASM4794821v1, whole genome shotgun sequence genomic region, the following are encoded:
- the LOC142325050 gene encoding WD repeat-containing protein 20 isoform X2 — protein MYKGTYPTCHDFNTVTMTAETVSLLVGFSTGQVQLIDPIKKELSKLYNEERLIDKTKVTCIRWVPGSPNSFLVSHSSGQLYVYNEDLPCGTSPPHYQPFKQGDGFAIHTCKTKSTRNPLYRWVIGTEGSSINEFAFSPCGLHLAVVSQDGFLRVFHYSTMEPEGCARSYFGGFLCVCWSPDGRYVVVGGEDDLVTVWSFHERRVVARGQGHHSWVSVVAFDPYTTTLSSSTSNNKNNSDTCDEERTNSDNNECNRMDTTCYRLGSVGQDTQLCLWDITEDLLRQPMCSRTRTSAYNSISSSGNVCSGNGSASGSGCVLNSNMTVKCNSTLTNSIHNKDKENLTESNAVNSHSSPPSFTQRLAGLGGFGDRKESSTNHKRNLSRSAGITPSSITHTSADDPMRLIGTSACPRFDECPLLEPLVCKKIAQERLTALVFREDCFVTACQDGYVYTWARPGKPGGVTTHLASSPASTTAIPVGGSGTVV, from the exons atgtataaaggcACATATCCAACTTGTCATGATTTTAATACTGTTACAATGACTGCAGAAACAGTGTCATTATTAGTAGGATTTTCAACTGGACAGGTTCAGCTTATTGATCCGATAAAAAAAGaacttagtaaattatataatgaagAG aGGTTAATAGATAAAACTAAAGTAACTTGTATAAGATGGGTTCCTGGCTCGCCTAATTCATTCCTAGTATCACATAGCAGTGGTCAGTTGTATGTGTATAATGAAGATCTACCGTGTGGTACATCACCACCTCATTATCAGCCATTTAAACAAGGAGATGGCTTTGCTATTCATACATGTAAAACAAAAAGTACTCGTAATCCATTGTATAGATGGGTGATCGGCACTGAAGGTAGTAGCATTAACGAATTTGCATTTTCACCTTGCGGTTTACATTTGGCTGTTGTTTCACAAGATGGTTTCCTTAGAGTGTTTCATTATAGTACTATGGAGCCTGAAGGCTGTGCTAGAAGTTACTTTGGTGGTTTCTTGTGTGTATGTTGGTCTCCTGATGGAAGGTATGTTGTTGTCGGTGGTGAGGATGATTTAGTTACTGTTTGGAGTTTTCATGAACGTAGAGTGGTTGCAAGAGGGCAAGGTCATCATAGTTGGGTCAGTGTTGTTGCATTTGATCCATATACAACTACTTTATCTTCTTcaacatcaaacaataaaaataacagtgatACGTGCGATGAAGAAAGGACGAATAGTGATAATAATGAATGTAATAGAATGGATACAACTTGTTATAGATTAGGATCTGTCGGTCAGGATACCCAGCTCTGTTTGTGGGACATTACAGAGGACTTATTACGGCAACCAATGTGTAGTAGGACACGAACTAGTGCTTATAACTCGATCAGTTCTAGTGGTAATGTTTGTAGTGGTAATGGTTCAGCAAGCGGGAGTGGTTgtgttttaaattcaaatatgacTGTAAAATGTAATAGTACACTGACAAATTCTATtcataataaagataaagaaaatcttACTGAAAGTAATGCCGTTAATTCCCATAGTTCACCACCTTCATTTACTCAAAGACTTGCCGGTTTAGGTGGATTTGGTGATCGTAAGGAAAGTAGCACTAATCATAAGCGTAATCTGTCCAGAAGTGCAGGTATTACACCTTCTTCAATAACCCATACATCAGCTGATGATCCGATGAGGTTGATTGGAACCAGTGCCTGTCCTCGTTTTGATGAATGTCCTTTATTGGAACCTCTAGTCTGTAAGAAAATTGCACAGGAAAGATTGACTGCACTTGTGTTTCGTGAAGACTGCTTCGTAACTGCATGTCAAGATGGTTATGTATACACTTGGGCAAGGCCTGGTAAACCG